In Brevundimonas sp. SGAir0440, one DNA window encodes the following:
- a CDS encoding lysozyme inhibitor LprI family protein has product MKTMITLSIALGLAAAAASSASAQSQATMNANAAQELQRADRALNSQYTTTMGRLSPASRTLLRTAQRTWISFRDQQCRFEASGVQGGSAYPMVHSTCLARLTTERTRQLRTLSQCQEGDLSCPR; this is encoded by the coding sequence ATGAAAACGATGATCACCCTATCGATCGCGCTCGGCCTCGCCGCTGCCGCCGCCTCATCCGCCAGCGCCCAGTCGCAGGCCACGATGAACGCCAACGCCGCCCAGGAACTTCAGCGCGCCGATCGGGCGCTGAACAGCCAGTACACGACGACGATGGGACGGCTGTCGCCCGCCAGCCGCACCCTGCTGCGCACCGCCCAACGCACCTGGATCAGCTTCCGCGACCAGCAATGCCGGTTCGAGGCGTCCGGCGTTCAGGGCGGCTCCGCCTATCCGATGGTGCATTCGACCTGCCTTGCGCGTCTGACGACGGAGCGGACACGCCAGTTGCGGACCCTCAGCCAATGCCAGGAAGGCGACCTGTCCTGCCCCCGCTGA
- a CDS encoding transglycosylase domain-containing protein: protein MAGPVNAGGPQAQGKPRRSALGRLFYWSAVLAVWGLIFLVVFFAVFARGLPDTSSLYQVDRQPSITYLDRNGALIATRGTQMAPPADLDALPDYVPAAFIAIEDRRFYHHPGFDPIGMMRAMATNVRAGRVVQGGSTLTQQLAKNLFLTPDQNMRRKVQELMLAVWLEMKFSKKEILALYLNRVYFGAGAYGIEAASQRYFDKSAKNLTVGEAALLAGLLKAPSRYSPVSESERAAARATVVLNEMEEAGVITAAQREQAVTQPVIVSRTLATQHAQYFIDWLDKSIRSLVGEPTEDMVVETTLDLTLQTAAERSVRRILDRDAGKGVQQAALVALDGDGRVRAMIGGSSYADSQFNRAVDARRQAGSAFKPFVYLAAVEAGYTPQTPVVDQPITIGNWSPRNYSGTFSGNMTLAQAVAQSTNTVAAYVADQVGRDSVARAARRLGIESRIGLEPAMALGAVEVSPIEMATAYDAFANGGRRVDAYGISRIRTPQGRVIYQRQSGQSGQAINNPSLYYMNQMLRGVVTSGSGRSAAISGRDLAGKTGTTSDYKDAWFVGYTGGFVTAVWVGKDDNTAMRGVTGGSSPAAIWKGFMEAALPRLDAPAIPNGPPMPEGWVAPDPVGDLMSGLDQNGLPIEPVDPLAGEPYVPDDQAPMQPPSPQPSSPASPRGGYRDAPNSQQPEGRPAPERKGDALFF from the coding sequence ATGGCGGGACCGGTGAATGCGGGCGGACCACAGGCGCAGGGCAAGCCCCGCCGGTCGGCCCTGGGACGGTTGTTCTACTGGAGCGCCGTGCTGGCGGTCTGGGGGCTGATCTTCCTGGTCGTCTTCTTCGCCGTCTTTGCGCGCGGCTTGCCGGACACCTCCAGCCTGTATCAGGTCGATCGCCAGCCCTCGATCACCTATCTGGATCGCAACGGCGCCCTGATCGCGACGCGAGGCACCCAGATGGCGCCGCCCGCCGATCTGGACGCCCTGCCGGACTATGTGCCGGCCGCCTTTATCGCCATCGAGGACCGGCGCTTCTATCACCACCCCGGCTTCGACCCCATCGGCATGATGCGGGCGATGGCGACCAACGTCCGCGCCGGTCGGGTGGTGCAGGGCGGCTCGACCCTCACGCAGCAGCTGGCCAAGAACCTGTTCCTGACGCCCGACCAGAACATGCGCCGAAAGGTGCAGGAGCTGATGCTGGCCGTCTGGCTGGAGATGAAATTCTCCAAGAAGGAGATCCTGGCCCTCTATTTGAACCGGGTCTATTTCGGCGCCGGGGCCTATGGGATCGAGGCGGCGTCGCAGCGCTATTTCGACAAGTCGGCCAAAAACCTGACGGTCGGCGAGGCCGCGCTGCTGGCCGGCCTGCTGAAGGCCCCCTCGCGCTATTCGCCGGTGTCCGAGAGCGAACGCGCCGCCGCCCGCGCCACCGTCGTGCTGAACGAGATGGAAGAGGCCGGCGTCATCACCGCCGCCCAGCGCGAACAAGCCGTGACCCAGCCGGTCATCGTCTCGCGCACTCTGGCGACCCAGCACGCCCAGTATTTCATCGACTGGCTGGACAAGTCGATCCGCAGTCTGGTCGGCGAACCGACCGAGGACATGGTGGTCGAGACCACGCTGGACCTAACGCTGCAGACGGCGGCCGAGCGATCGGTGCGCCGCATTCTGGATCGTGACGCCGGCAAGGGCGTGCAGCAGGCGGCTCTGGTCGCGCTGGATGGCGACGGCCGGGTCCGCGCCATGATAGGCGGCTCCTCCTATGCCGACAGCCAGTTCAACCGCGCCGTCGACGCCAGGCGCCAGGCGGGTTCGGCCTTCAAGCCGTTCGTCTATCTGGCGGCGGTCGAGGCCGGCTATACGCCCCAGACCCCGGTGGTCGATCAGCCGATCACAATCGGCAACTGGTCGCCCCGCAACTATTCCGGCACCTTCAGCGGAAATATGACCCTGGCCCAGGCTGTGGCCCAGTCGACCAATACGGTAGCGGCCTATGTCGCCGATCAGGTCGGGCGCGACAGCGTGGCCCGCGCCGCGCGGCGTCTGGGCATCGAAAGCCGCATCGGTCTGGAGCCGGCGATGGCGCTGGGCGCGGTCGAGGTCTCGCCGATCGAGATGGCCACTGCCTATGACGCCTTCGCCAATGGCGGGCGCCGGGTCGATGCCTATGGCATCAGCCGCATCCGCACGCCCCAGGGCCGCGTCATCTATCAGCGCCAGTCGGGCCAGAGCGGCCAGGCGATCAACAATCCGTCGCTGTACTACATGAACCAGATGCTGCGCGGCGTGGTCACCAGCGGCTCGGGCCGGTCGGCGGCGATCTCGGGCCGCGACCTGGCGGGCAAGACCGGCACGACCTCGGATTACAAGGACGCCTGGTTCGTGGGCTATACCGGCGGCTTCGTCACCGCCGTCTGGGTCGGCAAGGACGACAACACCGCCATGCGCGGCGTGACCGGCGGCTCGTCGCCCGCCGCCATCTGGAAGGGCTTCATGGAGGCGGCCCTGCCGCGCCTGGACGCCCCCGCCATCCCCAACGGTCCGCCCATGCCTGAAGGCTGGGTCGCACCCGATCCGGTCGGCGATCTGATGAGCGGCCTGGACCAGAACGGCCTGCCCATCGAACCCGTCGATCCCCTGGCGGGCGAACCCTATGTCCCGGACGACCAGGCGCCGATGCAACCGCCGTCGCCGCAGCCGTCCAGCCCGGCGTCACCCAGGGGCGGCTATCGCGATGCGCCGAATTCGCAGCAGCCCGAGGGCCGCCCGGCGCCGGAGCGAAAGGGCGATGCCCTGTTCTTTTAA
- a CDS encoding trans-aconitate 2-methyltransferase yields the protein MTHPSAKRIVGLYRDKADDWVRDRGATLYSGAGGADEALWLDRFVADLPAGASILDVGCGSGWPIGAALLKRGHQVTGMDASPGLIAHAQATLPTGVWSLADMRDEFPAGPFDGVLAWHSLFHLCPDDQSRVLPALAACVAEGGRLMFTSGQAHGETIGDWRGEPLYHASLDPEAYRALLADAGLRVEHDGAESGVWLARRAFLSAK from the coding sequence GTGACCCATCCGTCCGCGAAACGGATCGTCGGCCTTTATAGGGACAAGGCCGACGACTGGGTCCGGGATCGAGGCGCGACCCTGTATTCCGGCGCGGGCGGGGCGGACGAAGCGCTTTGGCTGGACCGCTTCGTTGCGGATTTGCCCGCAGGCGCATCTATTCTGGATGTCGGCTGCGGTTCGGGCTGGCCCATTGGGGCCGCCCTGCTGAAGCGGGGACATCAGGTGACGGGCATGGATGCGTCGCCGGGCCTGATCGCCCATGCTCAGGCGACGCTGCCGACAGGCGTGTGGTCGTTGGCGGATATGCGCGATGAATTTCCGGCGGGTCCGTTCGACGGCGTTCTGGCCTGGCACAGTCTGTTTCATCTCTGCCCAGATGATCAGAGCAGGGTGCTGCCGGCGCTGGCCGCGTGCGTCGCCGAGGGCGGGCGGCTGATGTTCACCTCTGGCCAGGCGCACGGCGAGACCATCGGCGACTGGCGGGGCGAGCCGCTCTATCACGCCAGTCTTGACCCGGAGGCCTATCGCGCCCTGCTGGCCGACGCCGGATTGCGCGTGGAACACGACGGGGCGGAAAGCGGCGTATGGCTGGCCCGGCGCGCCTTTCTTTCGGCGAAATAG
- a CDS encoding alpha/beta fold hydrolase — translation MTIASILNRTVGAAAAAALLCAAPAALAQDGHGAHAEAGHVHGHQHADFQSDRIHVRVDGDMDGRDIILIPGLSSSPEVWQGTVDHLTAQDGVGWRVHRIHVQGFAGAPAEGNAQGATPSPVAAPVAEEIARYIREKGLTKPVVVGHSMGGTIGMMLAARHPDAVGKLMVVDMIPFMGAMFAAPGASAESVTPVADQIWAAQANSPREAYVAQATTSINGMINTESRRAEALEDMRESDQKVSAAAFRELITTDLRPELSKITAPTEVLYVKFNDPRMTPEITDSIYRMSFANLKDAQLKRIDDSAHFIMFDQPQAFYADLDAFLAK, via the coding sequence ATGACTATCGCATCCATTCTGAACCGCACCGTCGGCGCCGCAGCGGCCGCCGCCCTGCTGTGTGCCGCACCGGCCGCCCTGGCGCAGGACGGGCATGGCGCCCATGCGGAGGCGGGTCACGTCCACGGCCACCAGCATGCCGATTTCCAGTCCGACCGCATCCACGTTCGCGTCGATGGCGACATGGATGGTCGCGACATCATCCTGATCCCCGGTCTCAGCTCGTCGCCCGAGGTCTGGCAGGGGACGGTGGATCATCTGACGGCGCAGGACGGCGTGGGTTGGCGCGTGCACCGCATTCATGTGCAGGGCTTCGCCGGCGCGCCGGCCGAGGGCAATGCGCAGGGCGCGACCCCTTCGCCGGTCGCCGCGCCGGTGGCGGAAGAGATCGCCCGCTACATCCGTGAAAAGGGCCTGACCAAGCCCGTCGTCGTCGGCCATTCGATGGGCGGGACCATCGGCATGATGCTGGCCGCGCGCCATCCCGATGCGGTAGGCAAGTTGATGGTCGTGGACATGATCCCGTTCATGGGCGCGATGTTCGCCGCGCCCGGCGCCTCGGCCGAAAGCGTGACGCCGGTCGCCGACCAGATCTGGGCCGCCCAGGCCAACAGCCCGCGCGAGGCCTATGTCGCCCAGGCGACCACCAGCATCAACGGCATGATCAACACCGAAAGCCGCCGCGCCGAGGCGCTGGAGGACATGCGCGAAAGCGACCAGAAGGTCTCTGCCGCCGCCTTCCGCGAGCTGATCACGACGGACCTGCGTCCCGAACTGTCCAAGATCACCGCCCCGACCGAGGTGCTGTACGTCAAGTTCAACGATCCCCGCATGACGCCCGAGATCACCGACAGCATCTATCGGATGTCGTTCGCCAATCTGAAGGACGCCCAGCTGAAGCGGATCGACGACAGCGCTCACTTCATCATGTTCGACCAGCCCCAGGCCTTCTACGCCGACCTGGACGCCTTCCTGGCGAAATAG
- a CDS encoding aromatic ring-hydroxylating dioxygenase subunit alpha, with the protein MKLADAAPVQSPQVEPAPSKAGAQPFGKGFVTDAWYFVALGRDVAPASLKRYEIMGEPVLIGRTRAGQVYAMRDICPHRAAPLSAGKLVEKPEEGETVECPYHGWRFRPDGVCAAIPSLVEDQAFEANRIRVRSYPVRESQGIVFVWMASDARNPSEPDHEPPIFPGVVGGEAKLVEAMDFDSHIDHAVVGLMDPAHGPYVHQQWWWRSEHSMHEKSKAFAPTEFGWAMVRHAPSSNSRLYKILGGAPATEITFRLPGFRWEHIQVGEKQVLALTCLTPITDTKTRITQIFWSDHWVFGLAKPFLRMGVVAFLKQDGGMVNLQNEGLRYDPALIWIDDADKQAKWYQQLKREWAKSRAEARPFVNPIQPVTLRWKS; encoded by the coding sequence ATGAAGCTCGCCGACGCCGCTCCCGTCCAGTCCCCCCAGGTCGAACCCGCCCCTTCAAAAGCCGGCGCGCAGCCGTTCGGCAAGGGGTTTGTCACCGACGCCTGGTACTTCGTCGCCCTCGGCCGTGACGTCGCTCCGGCCAGCCTGAAACGCTACGAGATCATGGGCGAGCCGGTGCTGATCGGCCGCACCCGCGCAGGCCAGGTCTATGCGATGCGCGACATCTGTCCCCACCGCGCAGCGCCCCTGTCGGCTGGCAAGCTGGTGGAGAAGCCCGAAGAGGGCGAGACGGTCGAATGCCCCTACCACGGCTGGCGCTTCCGACCCGACGGCGTCTGCGCCGCCATTCCGTCGCTGGTCGAGGATCAGGCGTTCGAGGCGAACCGCATCCGCGTGCGGTCCTATCCGGTGCGTGAAAGCCAGGGCATCGTCTTCGTCTGGATGGCTTCGGACGCGCGCAACCCGTCGGAGCCGGACCACGAACCGCCCATCTTCCCCGGCGTGGTCGGCGGCGAGGCCAAGCTGGTCGAGGCGATGGATTTCGACAGCCACATCGATCACGCCGTCGTCGGCCTGATGGACCCCGCCCACGGCCCCTACGTCCACCAGCAATGGTGGTGGCGGTCCGAGCATTCGATGCACGAAAAGTCCAAGGCCTTCGCCCCGACCGAATTCGGCTGGGCCATGGTCCGCCATGCGCCGTCGTCGAACAGCCGCCTCTACAAGATCCTGGGCGGGGCGCCCGCGACCGAGATCACCTTCCGCCTGCCGGGCTTCCGCTGGGAGCATATTCAGGTGGGGGAAAAACAGGTCCTGGCCCTGACCTGCCTGACGCCGATCACCGACACCAAGACGCGCATCACCCAGATCTTCTGGTCCGACCACTGGGTGTTCGGCCTGGCCAAACCCTTCCTGCGCATGGGGGTCGTCGCCTTCCTGAAACAGGACGGCGGCATGGTGAACCTGCAGAACGAAGGCCTGCGCTACGACCCCGCCCTGATCTGGATCGACGACGCCGACAAACAGGCCAAATGGTATCAGCAGCTGAAGCGCGAATGGGCCAAGAGCCGCGCCGAGGCGCGCCCCTTCGTCAATCCGATCCAGCCTGTGACGCTGAGGTGGAAGAGCTGA
- a CDS encoding adenosine kinase produces MTQNTAQYDVCAVGNAIVDVLSPCDAAFLAAQDLAPNSMQLVDAERSAALYDAMAPGVEASGGSAGNTVAGVGSFGGRAAYIGKVADDTLGQVFSHDIRAAGVHFDTPVLTGGAEQGFGTGRCLINVLSDGARTMATFLGAANQLYADDIDEALIGASEIVYLEGYLFDPAPARAAFERAAAAAHKAGRKVAITLSDTFVVARWRAELLDFITQSADIVLANEAELGALFETEDFDAAAAQLAAIVEIAAVTRGEQGSVVIKGEDRVVVAAYPVAKVIDTTGAGDQYAAGFLLGLARGLTLEEAGKLGSLAASEVIAHWGPRPMVKLVDLAKENGLKL; encoded by the coding sequence ATGACCCAGAACACCGCCCAATATGACGTCTGCGCCGTCGGCAACGCCATCGTCGATGTCCTCAGCCCCTGCGACGCCGCCTTCCTGGCGGCCCAGGACCTGGCGCCCAACTCGATGCAGCTGGTCGACGCCGAACGCAGCGCCGCCCTGTACGACGCCATGGCGCCCGGCGTGGAGGCCTCGGGCGGATCGGCCGGCAACACCGTGGCCGGCGTCGGCTCGTTCGGCGGCCGCGCGGCCTATATCGGCAAGGTCGCCGACGATACGCTGGGCCAGGTCTTCAGCCACGACATCCGCGCCGCGGGCGTCCACTTCGACACGCCTGTCCTGACCGGCGGGGCGGAACAGGGTTTCGGCACCGGTCGCTGCCTGATCAATGTGCTGTCGGACGGCGCACGCACCATGGCGACCTTCCTGGGCGCCGCAAACCAGCTGTATGCCGACGACATCGACGAGGCCCTGATCGGCGCCAGCGAGATCGTCTATCTGGAAGGCTATCTGTTCGACCCGGCGCCCGCCCGCGCCGCCTTCGAACGCGCCGCCGCCGCCGCGCACAAGGCCGGCCGCAAGGTGGCCATCACCCTGTCGGACACCTTCGTCGTCGCCCGCTGGCGCGCCGAACTGCTGGACTTCATCACCCAGTCCGCCGACATCGTCCTGGCTAACGAAGCCGAGCTGGGCGCCCTGTTCGAGACCGAAGACTTCGACGCCGCCGCCGCGCAACTGGCCGCCATCGTCGAGATCGCCGCCGTGACGCGCGGCGAGCAGGGCTCAGTCGTGATCAAGGGCGAGGACCGCGTCGTCGTCGCCGCCTATCCGGTCGCCAAAGTCATCGACACCACCGGCGCCGGCGACCAGTACGCCGCCGGCTTCCTGCTGGGCCTCGCGCGCGGCCTGACGCTTGAAGAGGCCGGCAAGCTGGGCTCGCTGGCGGCGTCCGAAGTCATCGCCCACTGGGGCCCGCGCCCGATGGTGAAGCTGGTCGACCTGGCCAAAGAGAACGGGCTGAAGCTGTAA
- a CDS encoding RimK family alpha-L-glutamate ligase, whose protein sequence is MTQIAVLTPDPADKTYVGRWPEVLDRLKATLESTGATVTATPWSDHVEDASGLEAYDLILPVIAWGYHRDHGRWLKACATWREAGLAVANPAEVLRWNSDKAYLARLADKGVPIPPTRWTDGVNQDQVDAAFAETGAPVLIVKPTVSAGAFRTLRLALGEVLSDAPEGAAMIQPYLKSIETEGETSLLFFGGRFSHAVNKRPVAGDFRIQVQFGGLYRAVTPDAAAMALAEQVLAAIDEPLLYARIDMARDDAGRWVLMEAELIEPDFYLDHDPANGAGFAEAVKARLET, encoded by the coding sequence ATGACCCAGATCGCCGTCCTGACCCCCGATCCCGCCGACAAGACCTATGTCGGGCGCTGGCCCGAGGTGCTGGACCGGTTGAAGGCGACGCTGGAGAGCACGGGCGCGACGGTCACGGCCACGCCCTGGAGCGATCATGTCGAGGACGCGTCGGGCCTTGAGGCCTATGACCTGATCCTGCCGGTCATCGCCTGGGGCTATCACCGCGATCATGGGCGCTGGCTGAAGGCCTGCGCGACTTGGCGCGAGGCCGGCCTGGCGGTCGCCAATCCGGCCGAGGTGCTGCGCTGGAACTCGGACAAGGCCTATCTGGCGCGGCTGGCGGACAAGGGCGTGCCGATCCCGCCGACGCGCTGGACCGACGGCGTGAACCAGGATCAGGTGGACGCCGCCTTCGCCGAGACGGGCGCGCCGGTGCTGATCGTCAAACCCACGGTGTCGGCCGGGGCGTTTCGCACCCTGCGCCTGGCGCTGGGCGAGGTGTTGAGCGATGCGCCCGAGGGCGCGGCGATGATCCAACCCTATCTGAAATCGATCGAGACCGAGGGCGAGACCTCGCTGCTGTTCTTCGGCGGTCGGTTCAGCCATGCGGTCAACAAGCGTCCCGTGGCGGGCGACTTCCGCATCCAGGTCCAGTTCGGCGGCCTGTACAGGGCCGTGACGCCGGACGCGGCGGCGATGGCCTTGGCCGAGCAGGTGCTGGCCGCCATCGACGAACCGCTGCTCTATGCCCGCATCGACATGGCCCGCGACGACGCCGGTCGATGGGTGCTGATGGAGGCCGAACTGATCGAACCGGACTTCTATCTGGACCACGACCCTGCGAACGGCGCCGGCTTCGCCGAGGCCGTCAAGGCGCGGCTGGAGACCTAG